DNA from Candidatus Glassbacteria bacterium:
ATATCGTACCGGGCAAGAAATTTTTCGAGTGGGGTGACGGTCCGGTGGGAAGGATGTGGGACAAGGTGTTGACCGACTCCGACGGGCCGTACCTGGAAATCATGACAGGTGCATGGTCGGACAACCAGCCCGACTACAGTTGGAG
Protein-coding regions in this window:
- a CDS encoding DUF5107 domain-containing protein; amino-acid sequence: MSWWKNHPRQTSAFAWNYRDDFISGYDHGRRAGICHVANHHIVPGKKFFEWGDGPVGRMWDKVLTDSDGPYLEIMTGAWSDNQPDYSW